Proteins from a single region of Mucilaginibacter daejeonensis:
- a CDS encoding SusC/RagA family TonB-linked outer membrane protein, whose product MRKTLYLINYLVVAISILSAVHAHAQTAERVLIKGRITDSRDKLPVVGATVVEQDKDKRTITGVATDIDGNFAIKVSDVTHKLSISIIGYKTKILDIGTRRIFNTTLESNANSLSEVTVSARSQVNNGSGLTIDTRDKTTSTFTLNAKDVEELQATTIDQAIQGRVPGMDIVSNSGDPGAGMQIKIRGTSTINGATNPLIVVDGVPFETSVPSSFNFATADNTQYADLLSIAPSDIRDISILKDAAATAVWGSRAANGVLIINTKRGTRGAPTISYTFKGTTTQQPSGIPLLTGDQYSTFIPEMVMNVTGAPLNTFTNKEFEYDPSNLYYYKNYSQNTDWIKAISRRGNVLDNNLSISGGGEKARYFASVGYNNQVGTTVGTGLNRLNTRLNLDYIVSDRIRFTTFVSYAHTNTQYNYAASNNGTGSDGVRSIAAIRAPNGSIYEYNEFGILTPNYFTPASNVQGQYPATYNPVAMANSAINTLVNDRITPHFYIQYNVVPGILNATSDVVFDINNGKQNRFLPQQATGRPYTETNVNRASISDYDTYNIATKSNLVYTPKLNPKHSFTGLLSIQTNDVRSLTQGQLATNTASDQLQDPASPGRLTSDGAIFSSISQYRTASALINGQYKLLDRYIINAALRGDGSSRFGSSKRYGLFPSVSARWRISGEPFMKGTESWLDDLSLRGGYGESGSAPNGDYLFYNNYVNTTTNYLGQSGLYPNNIQLDNLKWENLQGMDAGINIIMFKNRLNVDFGVYRNRTKDLLTTINLSSFNGYNSVLLNAGTLDNQGFELSIFSTPYKSKDLIIDFNFNIATNVNALRSVSPYYPTQTGNTNTNGSYLSLLQVNNPLGSFYGYKFKGVYKDADATIARDANGNKILSPDGRPVQMRFNYPATDYQFQAGDSMYEDINHDGNINYQDVVYLGNGTPKFTGGFGPTFTIKGNLKIQAFFNFRTGGQIINGTKMSTTSMYGFNNQSTAVLRRWRVPGDETDMPRALYRAGYNWLGSDRYVEDGTFLRFRSVTARYTFNKALARRLKTKNLSMYLTAENLLTFTKYTGQDPEVSTRGEGITQQTVDYSTTPPLKQFTLGLTASF is encoded by the coding sequence ATGAGAAAAACCTTATACCTAATTAATTACCTGGTCGTTGCTATCTCTATCCTCTCGGCTGTGCACGCACATGCGCAAACTGCCGAACGGGTACTGATCAAAGGCCGGATCACCGACTCAAGAGATAAACTGCCTGTGGTAGGCGCTACTGTGGTAGAGCAGGATAAAGACAAGCGTACCATTACCGGCGTAGCCACCGATATTGACGGTAACTTTGCCATCAAGGTAAGCGACGTTACGCACAAGCTTTCGATCTCCATCATTGGTTACAAGACCAAGATATTAGATATCGGCACCCGTAGGATCTTCAATACCACATTAGAATCCAACGCCAACTCGTTAAGTGAAGTGACCGTTTCGGCCCGCTCACAGGTGAATAACGGTAGCGGACTGACCATCGACACCCGCGACAAGACCACTTCTACTTTTACGCTGAACGCTAAGGATGTAGAGGAATTACAGGCCACCACCATTGATCAGGCCATACAGGGACGTGTTCCCGGTATGGATATCGTGTCGAACTCGGGTGACCCGGGTGCAGGTATGCAGATCAAGATCCGTGGTACCAGTACCATCAACGGCGCTACCAACCCTCTCATCGTGGTAGATGGTGTGCCCTTCGAGACCTCAGTGCCTTCGAGCTTTAACTTTGCTACCGCCGATAACACCCAGTATGCTGACCTTTTAAGTATCGCTCCGTCCGACATTCGGGATATATCCATCCTGAAGGACGCGGCAGCTACTGCGGTTTGGGGCTCACGCGCGGCAAATGGCGTATTGATCATTAACACCAAAAGAGGTACCAGGGGTGCACCGACCATCAGCTATACTTTTAAAGGTACCACTACCCAGCAACCAAGCGGTATACCGCTGCTTACAGGTGACCAGTATTCTACCTTCATCCCGGAGATGGTGATGAACGTTACGGGCGCTCCGTTGAACACCTTTACCAACAAAGAATTTGAATATGACCCGAGTAACCTGTATTACTATAAGAACTACAGCCAGAACACCGACTGGATCAAGGCTATCTCGCGCCGTGGTAATGTGTTGGACAATAACCTTTCCATATCAGGTGGTGGCGAAAAGGCCAGATACTTTGCCTCAGTAGGTTATAACAACCAGGTAGGTACTACGGTTGGTACAGGCTTGAACAGGTTGAACACCCGTTTGAATTTGGACTACATCGTGTCTGACCGTATTCGCTTTACCACGTTTGTATCGTATGCGCATACCAACACGCAGTACAACTACGCGGCAAGTAACAACGGTACAGGAAGCGATGGTGTGCGTTCTATAGCGGCCATCCGTGCACCTAACGGGTCAATTTATGAGTACAATGAGTTCGGAATATTAACGCCTAACTACTTTACACCGGCATCGAACGTTCAGGGTCAGTACCCTGCCACTTACAACCCGGTGGCTATGGCCAATTCGGCCATCAACACCCTGGTGAATGACCGTATTACGCCCCACTTTTACATCCAGTACAATGTGGTTCCGGGTATCCTAAACGCAACAAGTGATGTGGTGTTCGACATCAATAACGGTAAACAGAACCGTTTTTTACCTCAACAGGCTACTGGTCGTCCTTACACCGAAACCAACGTGAACAGGGCTTCTATCTCTGACTACGATACTTACAACATCGCCACGAAATCAAATCTGGTCTACACGCCAAAGCTGAACCCTAAGCACTCGTTCACCGGTTTATTGTCTATTCAAACCAATGACGTGCGTTCGTTAACGCAAGGTCAGCTGGCCACCAACACAGCGTCGGACCAATTGCAAGACCCCGCCTCACCGGGCCGGTTAACAAGCGATGGCGCCATCTTTTCATCGATATCGCAATACCGCACCGCATCAGCATTGATCAATGGTCAGTACAAGTTGCTCGATCGCTACATTATCAACGCGGCTTTACGTGGCGACGGTAGTTCACGCTTTGGTTCAAGTAAACGTTACGGTCTGTTCCCATCAGTGTCGGCACGCTGGCGTATATCGGGCGAGCCTTTCATGAAAGGTACCGAAAGCTGGCTTGATGACCTGAGCTTACGTGGTGGTTACGGCGAGAGTGGTAGTGCTCCCAATGGCGATTACCTGTTCTACAATAACTATGTGAACACCACTACCAATTACCTTGGGCAATCGGGTCTTTACCCTAACAACATCCAGTTAGATAACCTGAAGTGGGAGAACCTGCAGGGTATGGATGCCGGTATCAATATCATCATGTTCAAGAACCGTTTGAACGTTGACTTCGGCGTATACCGTAACCGTACCAAAGATCTGCTCACTACGATCAATTTGTCATCGTTCAATGGCTACAACTCAGTGTTGCTGAATGCCGGTACGCTGGATAATCAGGGTTTTGAGTTGAGTATTTTCAGTACGCCATACAAGTCCAAGGACCTCATCATTGACTTTAACTTTAACATCGCTACCAACGTGAACGCGTTGCGTTCAGTATCACCGTACTATCCTACGCAAACTGGTAATACTAATACCAACGGCTCGTACTTGTCACTGTTACAGGTGAACAATCCATTGGGGTCGTTCTATGGTTACAAGTTCAAAGGCGTTTACAAAGATGCCGATGCGACCATTGCCCGTGATGCCAATGGCAATAAGATACTGAGCCCTGACGGCAGACCGGTGCAAATGCGTTTCAACTACCCGGCTACTGATTACCAGTTCCAGGCAGGTGATTCTATGTACGAGGACATCAACCATGATGGTAACATCAACTATCAGGACGTGGTTTACCTCGGCAATGGGACGCCTAAATTCACCGGTGGTTTCGGTCCGACGTTCACCATTAAGGGTAACCTGAAGATACAAGCGTTCTTCAACTTCCGCACCGGCGGCCAGATCATTAACGGTACCAAAATGAGTACCACCAGCATGTATGGTTTCAACAATCAAAGTACTGCGGTACTGCGCAGATGGCGCGTACCGGGCGATGAGACCGATATGCCACGTGCCTTGTACCGTGCAGGTTACAACTGGCTTGGATCTGACCGTTACGTAGAGGATGGAACCTTCCTGAGGTTCCGTTCGGTAACCGCCCGTTATACCTTCAATAAAGCGTTAGCTCGCAGGTTAAAGACCAAGAACTTGAGTATGTACCTCACTGCTGAGAACCTGCTCACCTTTACCAAATATACTGGCCAGGACCCGGAGGTATCTACAAGAGGCGAGGGTATCACACAGCAAACGGTAGATTACTCGACCACGCCACCTCTCAAACAGTTCACTTTAGGTTTAACCGCATCATTTTAA
- a CDS encoding fasciclin domain-containing protein — protein MQPPIYQVLDARGNFKTLLTVIDRSGYKNTLSAAGYWTFFAPNDAAFQKYFTDNNLTLAAIDSTAARKIVTYCLVFNAFKTDHIADYQSQAGWVANNAYKRRTAYYDGFYTGDGPDGSSTVLLSANRNAGNNATNFVFGDNNNKYIPYFYSSFMQAKGLSATDYNFFYPNSTYTGFNVADGTVVNRDILAENGVIHEIDRVISALPSLEQQLAGNSQYSEFRKLVEQYMVTYTQNADATSRYNTLTGKSNKVYIKQYSNLLAYAFGNENYVKLQDNDGQTDGYSMFIPNNTVFTQYLNNTILEFYGAVNKLPGSIIADLINSHLFATSVWPTKFSTTNNFLGEPARFNVSNNIIEKKLCSNGLFYGTNQVQAANVFSTVYARAYLDPNYSLMTRILNNVKIAVTNPGIRYTLFMVPDATLRAMGYDYNTSTAQFTYTLNGTTTSGNGPRDNLQRLINLHIVPTPNNELNSLAGQGIIETYGNEYIKWNGNTVFAGGNVEKNQTIGVGGNRDYVNGRVYYLSSGSMEYPVNTLSSQIAKYANTTTAPYYDFYQYLISSTAYNPTNQEIAGLVAGASYTIFIPTRAAMQQAVRDGYLPGTVSGSTVTFTYNPSSADDKAKVARFIQYHILDGATIATDGKKASTQSGFPTFLTNLLGDKVEMLVYNQLNNMTVTDSFGRVARVVNGTTSNNLGTRTLFHQIDNYLRYNL, from the coding sequence TTGCAACCACCCATATATCAGGTGCTGGACGCACGGGGCAACTTCAAGACGCTCCTGACCGTGATCGACCGCTCGGGTTATAAGAACACACTGAGTGCCGCCGGTTACTGGACCTTTTTTGCACCTAACGATGCAGCTTTTCAAAAATACTTTACAGATAACAACCTTACGCTGGCAGCTATAGACTCAACGGCTGCCCGTAAGATCGTGACCTACTGTTTGGTGTTCAACGCTTTCAAGACCGACCACATTGCTGATTATCAATCGCAGGCGGGCTGGGTGGCTAACAATGCTTATAAACGCCGCACGGCATATTATGATGGTTTTTACACCGGCGATGGTCCGGATGGCAGTTCGACCGTGCTGCTGTCGGCCAACCGGAACGCAGGTAATAACGCCACCAATTTTGTTTTTGGCGATAACAATAACAAGTATATACCATACTTCTATTCATCGTTCATGCAAGCCAAGGGTTTGAGTGCTACGGATTACAATTTTTTCTACCCTAACAGCACCTACACCGGCTTTAACGTTGCCGACGGCACTGTAGTTAACCGCGACATATTGGCCGAGAACGGCGTGATCCATGAGATCGATCGGGTGATATCGGCACTTCCGAGCCTGGAGCAGCAACTGGCCGGCAATAGCCAGTACAGTGAGTTCAGGAAGTTGGTAGAGCAGTACATGGTGACCTACACCCAAAATGCCGATGCTACTTCACGGTACAACACCCTTACCGGCAAAAGTAACAAGGTATATATCAAGCAATACTCCAACCTGTTGGCCTACGCTTTCGGTAACGAGAACTATGTCAAATTGCAGGACAACGATGGACAGACCGATGGATATTCTATGTTCATCCCCAACAACACGGTGTTTACGCAATACTTGAATAATACTATACTTGAGTTCTATGGCGCCGTGAACAAGTTGCCGGGCAGCATCATTGCCGACCTGATCAACTCTCACCTGTTCGCTACATCTGTATGGCCGACCAAGTTCAGCACCACCAATAACTTTTTAGGCGAGCCGGCCCGGTTCAACGTGAGCAATAACATCATTGAAAAGAAGTTGTGCAGCAACGGTCTTTTCTATGGCACCAATCAGGTGCAGGCCGCCAACGTGTTCAGCACCGTGTATGCAAGGGCCTACCTCGATCCCAACTACTCGCTCATGACGCGCATCCTCAATAATGTGAAGATAGCAGTGACCAATCCGGGCATTCGTTATACGCTGTTCATGGTGCCTGACGCTACGCTGCGTGCCATGGGTTATGATTATAATACGTCGACCGCACAATTCACGTACACCCTCAACGGTACCACGACCAGCGGCAACGGTCCGCGCGATAACCTGCAAAGGCTGATCAACCTGCATATCGTACCAACGCCTAACAATGAGCTTAATAGCCTTGCCGGCCAAGGTATCATCGAGACCTACGGCAACGAGTACATCAAGTGGAACGGCAACACGGTATTCGCCGGTGGCAACGTAGAAAAGAACCAAACGATAGGAGTGGGTGGCAATCGTGATTACGTGAACGGACGGGTTTACTACCTGAGCAGCGGTTCTATGGAATATCCGGTAAATACACTGTCGTCACAGATCGCCAAATATGCAAATACCACTACTGCGCCATACTATGATTTTTATCAATATTTGATCAGTTCAACGGCTTACAACCCGACCAATCAGGAGATAGCAGGTTTGGTGGCGGGAGCCAGCTATACCATATTTATCCCTACCAGGGCCGCTATGCAACAGGCAGTACGTGACGGTTATTTACCCGGAACGGTATCTGGCAGCACCGTAACATTCACCTACAACCCATCATCAGCTGATGATAAAGCCAAGGTGGCGCGCTTCATACAATACCACATTCTGGATGGTGCCACCATAGCTACCGATGGCAAAAAGGCTTCTACCCAAAGCGGTTTCCCTACTTTTTTAACAAATCTATTGGGTGACAAGGTAGAGATGCTGGTGTACAATCAACTAAATAACATGACCGTTACCGACAGCTTTGGCCGCGTGGCCCGAGTAGTGAATGGCACCACGTCGAATAATCTGGGTACCCGCACCTTGTTCCACCAGATCGACAATTATTTAAGATATAACCTTTAA
- a CDS encoding hybrid sensor histidine kinase/response regulator transcription factor: MSDLTIFYRVIRLVLIALLVPLCVVAQTPELRFEQMTSENGLPQNTIHGISKDKYGFMWFGTWSGLCRFDGYKFRIYRYDPADKNSIINSRIHNVITDKNGDLWIETFDTNIICRYNYQHDNFERYPRKAIAPMLLTLLNHRTHCRNVEFIYGNTKWEMDDEANALLETDLRTGIRKPRLSDRMDRWSLNDSYVTDIYLDDNQLFWVGTFSNGFNKANLKGKPFHTHYQHSAGSTSVADDIVRSITEDKFGNRWIGTRDKGVIMVRKDHSTLQFRAVHKDSSTLSSDLIKTVFSDSKGRTWVGTKKGLDRYDPTNGQFKHRRIDLPPNLSVYGVMEDEGHDLWISTWGGIYQYVTATNKLKFFDPAKTLASSHVVTILKDHRKQLWVGTEGGGVSVLKLNKAGELETVRYLYHDDGNKNSLSDDRVYSIFEDAERFIWIGTGNGLERFDQQKGTFKHFSVSPNGLSNATIAGITEDDNSNIWLSHKRGISRINKRTFAVRNYSAHDGLQSNEFSDGAVFKSPTGMLYFGGNRGYNTFYPDSIRDDHTISPIVLTELQVLNIPVEVGKEVNGRVLLSKPLYLNNEIALDHKDKSIAIEFAALDYASPKGNRYAYMLEGFDKDWIYTDASRRVATYSNLSSGNYTFKVRAANSDGIWNPQPRVLTIKVYPPWWASGWAYLAYVIIAALILRAVYIYFRRFIGLKAKLGYEALVHQKELELHQSKIEFFTNISHEIKTPLSLILAPIEQLKEQIGDDPKASGHLQTMGANGSRLLKLIDQLLDIRRLESGHEVLRKEQTEIIGFIEQVISSFKRFAADKNIALELVTDIRKLYISCDRDKVEKTIVNLLSNSLKFTNSGGAIQVGLDVVRTGTKSEVQITVTDNGCGIAQQDQERVFKPFQQAGALNRGGTGLGLSYSRALIELHGGTITVASDQANDGSRYTRFTVTIPTVVYSEDELLNREVNEEASAQIELPDTSDALPMPVNERVDIDGRLPLILLAEDNYELRKYLKSCFVDNYQILEAENGLQALDLSRQHLPDLIISDVMMPEMDGLEFCRRIKGDAYTSHVPVILLTARAPIEYQIEGIETGANDYMTKPFNVRLLSLKMRNLLLEQQKLRDKYKAKVVIQAQVNDAVSPDERLLDRLVRYIDERISDTDLGVDDLCNEVGMSRSQLYRKLKAISGLTVADMIRSIRLKRSQVLLKDSRYNVSEVAYMVGFNDVDYFRKCFKAEFAVSPSEFVKASSMADGVK; the protein is encoded by the coding sequence ATGTCTGATCTGACGATATTTTACCGGGTGATCCGCCTTGTGCTCATCGCGTTGCTTGTGCCGCTGTGCGTGGTAGCGCAAACGCCTGAATTGCGTTTCGAGCAAATGACATCAGAGAATGGCCTGCCGCAAAACACCATACATGGTATATCAAAGGACAAATATGGTTTCATGTGGTTCGGCACGTGGTCGGGCCTTTGTCGGTTCGATGGCTACAAGTTCCGCATTTACCGGTACGACCCTGCCGATAAGAACAGCATCATAAACAGCCGGATCCACAACGTTATCACGGATAAGAACGGCGATCTGTGGATAGAGACCTTCGATACCAATATCATTTGCCGTTACAACTATCAGCACGATAATTTTGAACGCTACCCGCGCAAAGCGATAGCGCCCATGCTACTTACCCTGTTGAATCACCGTACGCATTGTCGTAACGTGGAATTTATATATGGCAACACCAAGTGGGAGATGGACGATGAGGCGAATGCCCTATTAGAGACCGACCTTAGGACCGGTATCCGCAAGCCGCGCCTCTCTGACCGTATGGACCGCTGGTCGCTCAATGATAGTTATGTGACCGATATCTATCTGGATGATAACCAATTATTTTGGGTGGGTACCTTTAGTAATGGCTTCAACAAGGCCAACCTGAAAGGAAAACCATTCCATACCCACTATCAGCACTCGGCCGGGTCGACCTCGGTAGCCGATGATATCGTCAGGTCTATAACCGAAGACAAATTTGGTAACCGCTGGATAGGTACGCGCGATAAGGGTGTGATCATGGTTAGGAAAGACCATTCGACCCTACAATTCAGGGCGGTACATAAGGATAGCTCAACCTTAAGCAGCGACCTGATCAAAACGGTTTTCAGTGACTCGAAAGGCCGCACCTGGGTGGGCACTAAAAAGGGCTTGGACCGGTACGACCCGACGAACGGGCAATTTAAACATCGCAGGATCGACCTACCGCCCAACCTATCGGTCTACGGGGTAATGGAAGATGAGGGCCATGATCTTTGGATATCAACATGGGGCGGCATCTACCAATATGTAACAGCGACCAACAAGCTGAAGTTTTTCGACCCAGCCAAAACACTGGCCAGTTCGCACGTGGTCACTATTTTGAAGGATCACCGTAAGCAACTTTGGGTGGGTACCGAAGGCGGCGGGGTGAGCGTGCTGAAATTGAATAAAGCTGGCGAACTGGAGACCGTGAGATACCTTTATCATGATGATGGGAATAAGAATTCCCTCAGCGACGATAGGGTGTACAGCATATTTGAGGACGCCGAACGCTTCATATGGATCGGTACCGGCAACGGACTAGAACGCTTCGATCAGCAAAAAGGCACCTTCAAACATTTTTCGGTGTCACCCAACGGACTGTCGAACGCCACGATCGCTGGGATCACTGAAGATGATAATAGCAATATTTGGCTGAGCCACAAGCGGGGCATATCGCGCATCAATAAAAGAACCTTTGCTGTGCGGAACTATTCGGCTCATGACGGATTGCAGAGCAACGAGTTCTCCGATGGAGCGGTATTTAAAAGTCCAACCGGAATGCTGTATTTCGGCGGTAATAGGGGGTACAACACCTTTTATCCTGATAGCATCCGCGATGATCATACCATTTCGCCCATCGTACTTACCGAATTGCAGGTATTGAACATACCGGTGGAGGTAGGTAAGGAGGTGAACGGACGGGTATTGTTGTCGAAGCCGTTATACCTCAACAACGAGATAGCACTTGATCACAAGGACAAAAGTATCGCCATTGAGTTCGCGGCGCTTGATTATGCCAGTCCTAAAGGCAACCGTTATGCCTACATGCTGGAAGGCTTTGATAAGGATTGGATCTATACTGATGCATCCAGGCGGGTAGCTACTTATTCCAATCTATCCAGCGGTAACTACACGTTCAAGGTACGCGCGGCTAATAGTGACGGGATTTGGAACCCTCAGCCACGGGTGCTTACTATAAAAGTGTATCCGCCGTGGTGGGCAAGCGGCTGGGCCTACCTGGCTTATGTGATCATAGCCGCACTTATTTTGCGTGCGGTATACATCTATTTTAGACGCTTTATTGGCTTGAAGGCCAAATTGGGGTACGAAGCGCTTGTTCACCAAAAGGAGTTGGAGTTGCATCAAAGCAAGATCGAGTTCTTTACCAATATATCGCACGAGATCAAGACGCCGCTATCGCTCATTTTGGCACCTATCGAACAGTTGAAGGAACAGATCGGCGACGACCCTAAAGCGAGTGGTCATCTGCAAACCATGGGCGCTAATGGTAGCCGGTTGCTCAAACTGATCGATCAATTGCTGGACATCCGCAGGCTGGAGAGCGGCCATGAGGTGTTGCGCAAGGAACAGACCGAGATCATCGGCTTCATCGAACAGGTCATCAGTTCATTCAAACGCTTCGCTGCCGATAAGAATATTGCCTTGGAACTCGTGACCGATATCCGGAAGCTTTATATATCCTGCGATCGCGACAAGGTAGAGAAGACCATCGTGAATCTTTTATCCAACTCGTTAAAGTTCACCAATAGCGGTGGCGCAATTCAGGTAGGATTAGATGTCGTGCGGACAGGCACAAAGTCGGAAGTGCAGATCACTGTTACCGACAATGGCTGTGGCATAGCTCAGCAAGATCAGGAGCGTGTGTTCAAGCCGTTCCAACAGGCCGGAGCGCTCAACAGGGGAGGGACCGGACTTGGGCTTTCGTACTCACGCGCTTTGATCGAGTTGCATGGCGGAACCATCACAGTGGCCAGTGATCAGGCAAACGACGGCTCCCGATATACCCGCTTTACAGTGACCATTCCTACTGTTGTTTACTCAGAGGATGAGTTATTGAATAGGGAGGTGAATGAAGAAGCATCTGCGCAGATAGAGTTGCCAGACACCTCTGATGCTTTGCCAATGCCGGTGAACGAAAGGGTAGATATAGACGGCCGCCTGCCCCTGATCCTCTTAGCCGAAGATAATTATGAGTTACGCAAATATCTAAAAAGCTGTTTTGTAGACAACTACCAGATACTGGAGGCCGAGAATGGCCTGCAAGCGCTTGATCTTTCCCGCCAGCATTTGCCCGACCTGATCATCAGCGATGTGATGATGCCGGAGATGGACGGCCTAGAGTTTTGCCGCAGGATCAAAGGCGACGCCTATACCAGTCACGTACCGGTCATCCTGCTTACTGCGCGTGCCCCTATCGAATACCAGATAGAGGGTATAGAGACCGGTGCAAATGATTACATGACCAAACCCTTCAACGTAAGGCTACTGAGTCTGAAGATGCGTAATCTGTTGTTGGAGCAACAGAAGTTGCGCGACAAGTACAAAGCAAAGGTGGTGATCCAGGCGCAGGTGAACGATGCGGTATCGCCTGATGAACGATTGCTCGACCGTTTGGTACGGTATATCGACGAAAGGATAAGTGATACCGACCTGGGTGTAGATGACCTTTGCAATGAGGTGGGCATGAGCCGCAGTCAGTTGTATCGCAAGCTAAAGGCGATCAGTGGACTCACCGTAGCTGACATGATCAGAAGCATCAGGCTAAAGCGGTCGCAAGTATTGCTGAAGGATAGCCGATACAACGTTAGCGAGGTGGCCTACATGGTAGGCTTTAACGATGTGGACTATTTCCGTAAATGCTTCAAGGCCGAGTTCGCGGTCTCTCCGTCGGAGTTTGTTAAGGCCTCATCGATGGCAGACGGCGTTAAATGA
- a CDS encoding RagB/SusD family nutrient uptake outer membrane protein produces the protein MFKKLIFQTLLIASLTVSVSSCNKYLELRPQDGITRDKFWQSKEQIKSAVIGCYIAMQVPFGGRPAPAESFFVWGELRADMIAPGLGMGVDELNVVNATILSTNGVTDWRNFYRVINFCNTIIDFAPGVKDVDATLTDTELRGYLAEALTIRALMYFYLVRSFGDVPLKLKSTSSDSELVQLAKTPQPDVLKQIVADLKLAETYATTTYGDNASDKGRVTIYTVYAMEADVYLWMDNYNECIAATDKIINSNKFGLVAGNNNSWFNILYGVGNSAESIFELQFDQQSLNPYFTMFSTNRRRYLAGPNTLDEVFGVDLVNDINFDLRGIDASIRPDDQSIYKYIGLTPDVARTQDVSYAHWIFYRYADILLLKAEACAQIGRGQDALTIINTLRTRAHAITVSAESPSPEDVAGVTNYVLRERARELAYEGKRWYDLLRNAKRNNYARLDLLTAAAIRSVPGTVQQSALNKLKDKNSHYFPIFQYEIQTDPNLIQNPFYK, from the coding sequence ATGTTCAAAAAATTAATATTTCAAACGCTCCTGATCGCGTCACTTACTGTTTCGGTGAGTTCATGCAACAAATACCTCGAGCTACGCCCTCAGGACGGCATCACCCGCGATAAGTTCTGGCAGTCAAAAGAGCAGATCAAGTCGGCCGTTATTGGTTGCTATATCGCTATGCAAGTTCCGTTCGGTGGTCGCCCGGCGCCAGCAGAGTCATTCTTTGTTTGGGGCGAATTAAGAGCCGATATGATAGCACCAGGCCTGGGTATGGGTGTTGACGAATTGAACGTTGTCAATGCTACCATACTATCTACCAACGGTGTTACCGACTGGCGTAACTTTTACCGGGTGATCAATTTTTGCAACACCATCATCGATTTTGCGCCCGGCGTAAAAGATGTGGATGCCACCCTTACTGATACTGAATTGCGGGGTTACCTGGCCGAGGCGCTCACCATTCGTGCACTCATGTACTTTTACCTGGTTCGCAGCTTTGGCGATGTTCCGCTGAAGCTGAAGTCCACTTCATCAGACTCAGAACTTGTGCAGTTGGCTAAAACCCCACAACCAGATGTGCTGAAACAGATCGTTGCTGACCTTAAACTGGCCGAAACGTATGCGACCACTACTTACGGCGATAACGCCAGCGACAAAGGCCGCGTGACCATTTACACCGTGTATGCCATGGAGGCCGATGTGTACCTGTGGATGGATAATTACAACGAATGTATAGCCGCTACCGATAAGATCATCAACTCCAATAAGTTCGGGTTGGTAGCTGGTAACAACAACTCCTGGTTCAATATTCTTTATGGTGTGGGCAATTCCGCAGAGAGCATCTTTGAGCTCCAGTTCGATCAGCAATCGCTCAATCCATACTTCACCATGTTCTCCACCAACCGCAGGAGGTACCTGGCAGGTCCGAACACGCTTGATGAGGTGTTCGGGGTGGATCTGGTGAATGATATCAACTTTGACCTTCGTGGTATCGATGCTTCGATCCGTCCTGATGATCAAAGCATTTACAAGTACATTGGCTTAACGCCTGATGTGGCCCGTACGCAAGATGTGTCATACGCGCACTGGATATTTTACCGCTATGCCGATATTTTACTCTTGAAAGCAGAAGCTTGTGCACAGATCGGCAGGGGACAAGATGCACTGACCATCATCAACACTTTACGTACACGTGCCCATGCCATCACTGTATCGGCTGAGAGTCCGTCGCCCGAAGATGTGGCTGGCGTGACCAACTACGTATTGCGCGAACGTGCCCGCGAACTGGCTTATGAGGGTAAGCGCTGGTATGACCTTTTGCGTAATGCCAAGCGTAATAATTACGCCCGCCTCGACCTATTGACCGCGGCAGCCATCAGATCGGTACCCGGTACCGTGCAGCAATCGGCGCTCAACAAATTGAAAGATAAGAACAGCCATTACTTTCCGATCTTTCAGTACGAGATACAGACCGATCCAAACCTGATCCAAAATCCTTTCTACAAATAG